The genomic segment GAATTTTTTCATGGGAAAATTAGCTGCAAATTGCCTACAAGCTGCAGATCAAAATAAAGGGGAGCATGCCAGGCAGGACACACTGCATTCGGTCACACCGACAGCTCTCGCCAGCATCTCTTGCTCAAATCTGCTCAGTTTGCTACCAAGACACCTCCTCCGGTGTGCTGCATGGCAAAGGATTGCTCTGTAGACTTCAAGAAGAAACATGCCTAAAACTTCCCAGGCTCATAAATCTGCCAGCTTCAGCACACTCCTTAAACTTTCCTGATTGCCTTTTTGGACTATTAATTTCCTACAAGTTCGGGATTCTTTTCATTTCACCCCAGACTAAGTTACAATGCTAGAGGAAGGGAACGGAGCTGGTGAAGGTGCTGACTGAGATGTGAGCCACGCCTCATGGTGGGCTCCAGCTTCTGCCTCAGAGCCACGTTTCCGTGTGCTGGTCTTGCTATTCTGGATGCTACGAGGGCAATCAGATGCTGCAGCCATAAAGACGTCTTTGAAATGAAGCTAATGGGCTGTTTGTGTTCATCTTTTATTAATTACAGGCTGCCGAGTTTGAGGGGAGATGCAGATTAATAGTGGCGTGTGCGTTACTGCTCTGGCTGGCTTGCATCTGGGGCCAACCTCCGcgcctcctccctgccccagggcaccaacagccccaggctgctggcAAACCAGAGCCGTGGGCTGAGGTCTGAGGCTGGGTTAGCGGCGTTTGGCTGCGTGGGGAGAAAAGTGGAGGGGTGGAGTGCCACGCTGCAATCCCCCTTCCTCCGGGCACTTACACGTCTCCAGCCGCTCCTCGAGGAAGGAGATCTGCTCGCTCAGCGAGTCGATTCTGTCCAGTTGCTGCAGGGAGTGGGACAGCCGGCTGATGGGGTCCGCGCCGACGTCCTCGGGCTCAGATGTCACGAGGTTGTGGAAGGGGGCCAGCACCAGCTGGAGTTTCTGCGGGGAGAAGGGGAGCTGTCAGCGTGCCCTCCTTGGCCAGGAGCGGTGCTGGAGGGGCGTTTGGTTGTGTTCAAAGGGACACCGTGCTGCAAGAGCCGCTGCGAGGCTCTGCAGCAGCGTGGAGCACAGCTGGGATCCTTGCCTGATCCCTGCCTGTGTGAGGCCGGCGTGGCGTTAAAAATAGAGCAGGGGTGGAGGGAAAgcctggctgcacacagcccGGGGTTGGAGCCGGCTGTGCACGGCCGTGGGccatggcagggaggggaaggaaggggcagAGGGGTGCACCGAacacccacctcctccagcGCTTCCACTCTGCTCTTCAGgtctttcatttcttccttcatttcatTGGAGGGGCCTGAAAAAATATGACCAAGAAAAGGTCGGTTAGTAAAAACCCGAAATTTACCCGAGGTGAACTGGGATGTGCTGGGCTCAGGCCAAgcactgctgcttgctgctcccctcctgcaTCCCCAGGGCTCAGGAACCAGATCCAACGCCTGCTCTGAGCACGGACCTGGTGCTACTGTGAGCACgcctctcctggctgctggagTACCTAGAACAAGGTGGGGGAGCGTTTCAGGCTTCGATGCTTAAAGGACAAAATGCCCGTGTCGTCAGGAGATCAGTTAGCGGCCAGCTCTGCGCTGTCCCTCTCAGCTCAAAGGATTGTCCCTGCTGGACGTGGGACAAAGGCAGGCAGGTGGCGGGGCACGTGCCAGGGGCTGCCCTGCTCTCCCAGGTCTTGCCCTCACGATGCCAGTGCTGGCCACAGCGCATTATTACTCACGGTACGAGTTTGAAGTGTCACAGCGCGTACCAAAAGTAATAATGGGCCGTCACCAGCAGCGCCCGATGCTCCTCGTGGCTCCAGACGTGCCCTGCGAGAAGAACGACGACGATGATGACGgagagcacagccccagccactGCATGCCACAGCGGGCTCTGTCACCCTTGCAGGGGCCAAACTTGTGCACgagggtgtttttttggggtctcctggGTCACTGGGAATAAAGCTGATGGGTGCTGGCTGCTGTCCCCTCTCCTGTCTCTTGCCAGTCCTGCTCCAGCCACCTTGTGATGCCGAGAGGTAATCCCAGCTTGCATCAAAGGCCCCGaacagctggggctgtgctgcctcagCAGAAGGTTACCTGCTTGGCTGAAGGTTCCTGGCCCGGGGCCCAGCCCGGCGGGCTGGCACGCCTTGTGGTCAGCAGCGAGGCTGAAGCCGTCCCGGCAGGCGCAGCGGAAGCTCCCGGCCGTGTTGACGCAGAGctgactgcagctgtggctccGGCTGGcacactcgtccacatctggaAGGAAAGGGGACAGCTCCGTGGGGACGGGGCTGTGGGGTGATGCTCACGGGGGACGAGGGGTGCGGATGGCGGTGCCACACgagcagggtgctgctgctcccctgccaCGGCCACGCTGATGTGATGGGACCAGGGGCACCCAGAGCGGGCTGGCATTTGTGCCAGGCACAGCTCTGGTCTCCCCAGATATGAGTCAGAAGCAAAAAGCTAAGCTCAGAAATGTCCAAATTCAGGCTGGGGTGGTCACTATCCCCGAGCAGGCGGGCGCAGGCGGCCCTGCACTGCCTCTTGCAGAGCTTGGCTCTCATCCTGGATTTACGGCCGGGGTTTTGGTTCCAGCCAGCCGTGGCGAGGAGCTATCAGCCTTTCAAGTGTGTATAAAACCCAGTAACCTCTCCTCACACGGGGGAGTTATTAAAGCTGTTCCCACAAAGCAAAATGAGCAGAGCTGCTTCCCACGCCCGGGCGAATCTCTTCTAGGCAGTGGGAAAATCCTTTTCCCCCGCGCTGGAGCCAGAGCTGTCAGCGATGCgctcagccctgccctgcccagcgTGGGTCAATGCCACACGTTCCTCCTCTGTGTTACAGGAGGGTGGAAAGCCAGGAGCCACAGCAGACATGGTTTGCACCATGCTGGTGTGCTAAGGGCTGTGGAACATTGCTGCCTCGGCTCTGCCAGATTTCCCTGCGCTCCGGCGAGAGGCTGCTCTCACGCAGGAGAGGAGCCCTTCCCCTCCACCGCCGGATATTTTTGGTTTACAGATTTAGTCTGTGCAGCAAATGGGTGTCTTAGTTTACAGCGCGAGTTTACAAAGGCTGGGAGATGGGTCACTGCAAATAGAGTCTCGGGCTGACCCCATGAGTGTGACGGCCGCTCTGCACAAGGCCTTTTGCTGGCTGCAGTCgcagcagagcacagccttTGCTCGTGCTGACCCAGCgtggagcagcagcaaagaGCAAATGTGGGTACCAGGGCTGTGCTCTACCTCTGGCACCACCAGTGCTGACACAGGGAGCTCTGAGCTTCCCTGCTTTCCCGGCTGGACCAGCAGGCACGCTGCCTGGAGCAGGATGCGTAGGTGTGTGTGCGGAGAGCTCACACACAGGTTCCCCTCTGGGCTCTGGGGAGCACCAGGCTTGGTGACGAGCCACAGTGctgctccctgtccccaccGATGGGTCAGGAGAGCAGCGGGGTGCAGTGGGGTGCAGTGGGGTGCAGCAGTACCTGTCTGGCAGGAGAGCCCCGTCCAGCCGGGCGGGCAGGAGCAGCGGCCAGGGAAGGCGCAGTGGCCACCGTTTTGGCACGGCACCTGGCAGAGAGCTGCAAGAGAGATCAGAAACAGCGtcactgccagggctgggggtcCCGAGCCCCCTCCCCTGCCACCAAAGGTGTGTGTGCACGCAGCAGCCCCGGCCGCTCAGGCAGCATCAGGCCTGGGAAATGTCTGGTGCTGAGCTCCGAGCTCTGCTGGGGGCAGATTAGCTGCGTTTGTTTTGTGCTGCACATCACAGTTTCCTCCTGAAAGCATTTCTCTTCCATTACTGCTTGATTGATATGGAAAGGACTTACTCATTTTATTTATCCTCCGGTGACCATAAAGTTAATAAACAATCCCGAAGGCAAAACTGCCTGTGAGGCAGCAGAGAAAGGATTGAAATTAATCAGAAATCGAGCCACATTTAGCTGTGCTATCGGAGGCTAAAAATGTAAACGCTTTCCTACAGGGGGAATTGGACTGGTGTCAGTAAACGAGAGAGCTGGGGCCTCGTTTGGGGACCTGAGCTACCTGGACACAAGGGATTGGGGACAGGGAAGGCGAGCACTGACCCTGGGGTGGCACAGCAGCCTCCTTACCTGTGTTGCAGCTGAGCGTgtggctgctggctctgctccagCCAGGACAGCATGAAGCCACGTGCTGGGGCACCTGCCTGTACACCTGCCGGTAGGCAACCTTGTAGATGGTCCTGCAACACAGAAACGGGGCTGAGCTGTGGGACTGACCATCAAGGGCCACCCCGAGCCCCCCACCCTGCTCCCACACCACcccaggtgctttttttttttcctgggaaggctccagctcctgctcacGGAAAGCAGGCAGCTGCCTCACCTGTAGGTGCTGCAGAGGCGGTGGCCCTGGCAGGTGGTGAGGTAGGGCTGGTAGACGGGCTGCACGTGGGACTCGGTGTAGGCGGCCGTGCGGCTCCGCGGCTCGGCGGCGCAGGCCCTGCGGCTGAGCAGAGAGGTCGGTGAACAGCCTGACCACCCCAAATTACCCGGGGTTATTTAAATGGCGGTGGCTCAGTGCCTGAGTGAGCCGGGAGGTGACTGCAGGCTGTTTTGGGGCAGGGAGACAACGCTGGCAGCGCTGCGGGCTGcacggcctcctcctcctcagccctCACCAAAGGCACTGACGCCCCCTCGTCCACTCACCCCTGCACTGTTCCTCTGTCCTGGACAAGTGGGGCCTAGATTTAGGGGGGGGGATTCACTCAGGGCTGTTCTCCTTTCATTCACTACCTCCCTCCCCCTAAAACCATTCAATTTTAggtgtattttttcctctccgAGACTTTCTTATTTCTAAACCTGATGCCTCTGTGGTCGCCAAAAATTTAATGATTTCACAGAAAGGGTCAGGCTCAAAGCAAAAAGGTAGAGGACAGAGGAAAGTTGCTCTCTGTTCCTTCTAAGATAACTGAGATCCAGTCAAAAACTTTCCCAAGGTTAAGAGCCAAAGCGGTATCAGTTAAAGATTCTTTTTCTTCAACATTTTCCAGCCCAAGCAGGTCAGTCCCTCTGAGGAGCTTGTTTGCTTGTCTCAGCCTCCCAGCTCGATTAGAAAATTAGAACAAAAGAGTCTGGGAATTAACATGGACATCAGATGGCTTCCATTAACTCCAGAAAACTCCTCTCAGCCTCACTGGTTAATGTTACAGAAGGCACGGTTTTTAAATGGCAATTGTTTGCTTTGCAGATTTTATAATAAAGCTATAGCTGCAGTGTGTGCGTGTGAGAGAGGAATCCAGCCTGTGGGTACGGTCACGACCAGAATGTGAAAGGTTCAATGCTAGAGGAGAGTATTTCaatgtaaaaacaaactttgtagAAAATGTGAGCTGAATTTGCTGAGCCCAAGCTCCTTTTGGCAGGGGAAGGAACCGGGGTGCTGAGCTCTAGGCACCCTTTggcccagcagggagctgagacGTGGTTATTGAGGTGGTGCTGGGATGGATGTAGGGCCCGTGTCAGCCCCAATTccaggaaaagggaaggggaattgctggggctgctgctcccaggggcCACAAGTGCTGCAGCAGTCCCTGGGGGTTTTAACACCCGCATCCCCTGCACGCTGCAGCCTCTTGGAGCTGGGAGATGGCAGCTGGCTTTGATGGCTCGTTTGCAAGGTTTGACTGGCATGACAGCAAGACAGCACGAGTATTTTTGTGCAAGGATGTGCTTGAAAGGGCCAATAATAATTCCTCAACAGCTCAGGGCCTCTTTAGCTTTTGACTCTCCCGGACAAAAAGCCCAGAGTGCCTTTGTGTCCCCTGCACGGGCTAAACAGAGCCAGGGCATTTTCTCTAGAGGGGTTTTTCGCTTCAGTGGCCCAGCAAACAGACCCCAGAGAGGACCTGCCGAGATGTGGCTGCCCCAGAAGGGCTCTGCGGAGCCTTTTCCCAGCTCCTGGCCAGCCCAGCAAGGTGCCCACCaccgggtgaggatgagcctgTGCTCGTGACAGCTCTGGGAGATGCAGACATAAAGGAGCTTACCCTGCCCGGGCAAAACCCTCCGTGCTGGTCGTGCTGAGGATGAAGGCGAGTCCCGAGAGGAGGCAGCTGAATCGGGGCATGTcctgtcccctcctgctgcctgctgggctgtgcGGCACGGACCAGGTCACTCCTCGGTGGGAAGCGCTGGCTCCTACTGCATGGCTCACGCTTCAGCGGGGAACCCTGGaagagagcaaaaaaaaaaaaaggtgtgaagCCGTGGTGCCCACACCCAGCCGATGACATCCGACAGGGCACGGCGTGGCACTGACAGCCAGGCTGGCTCTAAGGGGACAGGAATTTCCCTGTGAGGCATCCACCCAGGGTGGGATGTGGTGGCGGCACTGCCCTCGTTGGGCTGCGCAGAGGGAACCTGCATCGTTCGAAATAACACAGCCAATTCCAGGCAGCAAGGCCAAAACAATGGCCTGTAATTTCTTAATCCATACAGCATTGTGGAGCTGCATTTTCCCACCACATAACATGCTGAAATCTGATCTTCTTCTCTTTAACATACACGCTCTTGCCAGAGAAAAGTGCTTTAAGGGCCATATGTCCCGTCCGCAGAGTCAGTACTAACCAAGTTGGAAATAAAGAGGCTTTGATTTTCTAGCAGAGGACAAATTTGAAACAGGGCTGAAGGAGGTCAGTAACAATATCTAATTTACACAGTGTCTGATTTATACAAAAGAGTTGGCCTCCGGATGGCAGCAGttaaaggaggaagaaataaagaaacccACCTTAAACACACGACAATTAAAGAAAGAATCATGCTTTCTGATTAAACCCTGAAAAAGGAGTTGCTTTACTGGGGTACAACACAACAAGGAGAATCCTTCTGACACCGCAGAGCTACCTGAAAGTTTTAAAATCCCCAGGTGAGGTGGGATGAGAACGGACTGGAGAGCTGCAGGTTCATCCCCAAACTTCTACGGACAATTCCTAACGCCGAGTTTTTGGGGATGATCATCCCAAAGCTGTAGACCTGTAGCTCTCCAAGTCGTTCtccaaggcaggcagcagcatctCTTTGTGGAAGAAGATTTATCACTGTAAAACGCAGCCCCAGGAGCTCGCTCCACCACCAAACCCGGGGCAGAAGCTGAGGACTTGGCTCCATAAGCACATTAAGGGGGTGGCAACACCACCACCCTCTGGCTGCACGGGTATCCCCGTGGGTTCAGCACCCACAGGGAGCTGCACACACCTGGGCCCAGCTTAACCAAGGTGCGAGCCTGGCTttgaggaggaaaggaggattTGGGGGATACGCAGCCTGCAGCCCTCCATCCTCCTACCTTTCCACCAGACTTAACAGAACTTCTCATGTTCTAACAATTAATAAATCAGGAAAGACCTGTGGGAAAGCTCTTAAAAACCagtaaagcaatatttttttctccccagtccTCCTGGAGACGTCCCAGGGACACTGGTGTATAAGGACGGACTCAATCCCTGCTGCTCAGACAGGGGCTTTCCCCAGAGCTATACTGGGACGCATTTTCCCCACAGGCACAGATCCGGGGATAGAAGGATCTACTCCAGAAGCCTCCAAGTCAAGCCCTGCCAACCCTCGCAGGCCTCCCACAGAATTCCTGCAGCCACCAGAGGAGCTTTCCCTGTGGGGAAGGGCAGAAACGCAGGGCACGAGCCGAAAATCCAGACGGATggttttttctctttgaactggggcagcgctgccctACCTCAAGTGGTCTGAGCATCCCCTCGGGACATCAAATCCTGGTTGCTTAATATCAGATGAAGTTTTGAAAGCGAAAGATATTTTAGCCTGTGCTTGTCTCTTTGATGAGCTTACGAAAATTGTGAAAATCGGCCTCTTGATAGCTGCAGAAGATCCTCCAACCTGTTGCCTCTATCTCCTAGAATTCCTTTTTTAAAGCACATGATTTAAGGAAAAGCTTTTCaggtttgaggaaaaaaaaaaaaaaagaagaaagaaaaaaaaaagcctattttcagtttctttatcATTTCTTGGATGTTGAGCTGAAGCCCCACGGCTTGGCAAGTGAAACTACGAAGGTGCATCTGAGCTTCTGCTGGTTTAGGGGGCAGCAAAGGCTCCTCGGCCAGCCCTGTGCTCTGTGGGTCCTTCTCCAGCAGCCGGAAACATCCCCATTTCGCT from the Anas platyrhynchos isolate ZD024472 breed Pekin duck chromosome 18, IASCAAS_PekinDuck_T2T, whole genome shotgun sequence genome contains:
- the EGFL7 gene encoding epidermal growth factor-like protein 7 isoform X2; amino-acid sequence: MPRFSCLLSGLAFILSTTSTEGFARAGRRACAAEPRSRTAAYTESHVQPVYQPYLTTCQGHRLCSTYRTIYKVAYRQVYRQVPQHVASCCPGWSRASSHTLSCNTDVDECASRSHSCSQLCVNTAGSFRCACRDGFSLAADHKACQPAGLGPGPGTFSQAGPSNEMKEEMKDLKSRVEALEEKLQLVLAPFHNLVTSEPEDVGADPISRLSHSLQQLDRIDSLSEQISFLEERLETCSCKNEL
- the EGFL7 gene encoding epidermal growth factor-like protein 7 isoform X1 → MPRFSCLLSGLAFILSTTSTEGFARAGRRACAAEPRSRTAAYTESHVQPVYQPYLTTCQGHRLCSTYRTIYKVAYRQVYRQVPQHVASCCPGWSRASSHTLSCNTALCQVPCQNGGHCAFPGRCSCPPGWTGLSCQTDVDECASRSHSCSQLCVNTAGSFRCACRDGFSLAADHKACQPAGLGPGPGTFSQAGPSNEMKEEMKDLKSRVEALEEKLQLVLAPFHNLVTSEPEDVGADPISRLSHSLQQLDRIDSLSEQISFLEERLETCSCKNEL